The window GGCACCTGCTCCAGTGATAATTTCTGCTGAGTTGGCATTAGACCAAAAGGCCAATCCAATGCCTAAAAAGAGGATTACCATGGCAGTTTTTTGTCTGAGTGATCGGATAAAGCTAGTCATAAAATCTTCCTCCATTTGTGTTTTTGCCTTAACATAAGATTAAAATGTTACATCTATGTGACAGATTTGTGACAAAGAGGTGAACATAAAGTAATGCCAAAGCCCTCTAGTTTTCGTTCTCGGTTATACGAAATTATCTTTAAAGCAGACACTCCAGCAGGTAAGGCATTCGATGTGATACTTATAGGTATCATTGTCTTCAGTGTGTTGGTGGTGATGCTGGACAGTGTGCGCCAATTTCATGAACGCTTTGCCCCATTGTTTAACGCCCTTGAGTGGGGATTTACTATCCTTTTTACCATTGAATACGTAGCGAGATTATATTGCGTGCAACAGCCGTTAAAGTATGCTAAGAGCTTCTTTGGGGTTGTTGATTTACTCGCCATCTTGCCTACTTATTTAGGTATTTTGTTTCCCGCTACCCACTATTTGTTGGTCATCAGAATCTTACGGGTATTGCGTGTTTTTCGAGTCCTTAAGCTGGTGCAATACCTCGGAGAGGCGCGCTCGCTTTTACTGGCCTTACGGGCTAGCAGTCGAAAGATTACGGTATTTCTGGTCTCGGTTTTGTCATTGGTCATTATATTAGGTTCAATAATGTACGTCATAGAGGGCGAAGAAAATGGCTTTACCAGCATTCCCCGCAGTATTTACTGGGCTATTGTAACGCTCACCACAGTTGGATACGGAGACATATCTCCGCAAACCCCTTTAGGACAGGCACTTTCCTCTATTGTAATGATTTTGGGGTATAGCATCATTGCTGTGCCAACAGGCATAGTTACAGTGGAAATGTCACGTACCACCAACAAAAAAGTTCTTACCCGAACATGCCCTGTATGTAGTTCTGAAGGCCATGATGCCGACGCTATCTACTGTAAGTATTGTGGTGCAAAATTGTAGAACCTAAAATTAAAAAAAGATTAAACGAGTTTTTCCTAAGGGCCTTCACATTTCGAATATAGAATAGAATGTTGTGCAATTTGTGCAAAGTCGTGTTTATTGTCACATATAAAAATTAAAAAATCATTATTTTTGATTGACATTATCAAAAAAATAGTTTAATCACACAAGCGTTAAAGACTTAAGTTGAAATAAATGCACAAATCGCACAATGGTGCTTGTCTTGAAATGGTTAAATAGAGAACATAAACGTATAGCTGTTTTTGGATGTGGTAATCCCCTTTTTGGGGACGATGGCTTTGGTAGTGCAGTTATCGAAAAATTAAATCAGATCAAGAATTTGCCTCCTGATGTGGTGTTAGAGGATGTAGGGACGGGTATTCGGGAGGTCCTATTTGACTATATATTGGATCCTTCGTTGCGTCCAAGAAAGATCGTTATTGTGGACGCGGCAAGTCAGCAGGGTAGAAGGGCTGGGGAGGTCTTTCTAATTTCTCCTTCTGAGATTCCTCACGAAAAAGTACACGATTTTTCCCTTCATCAATTTCCTACCGTAAACATGCTTTCAGAGTTGGCAGAAGGTACTGGTACAGAAGTAATAATAGTGGCTGTCCAACCTGAATCCATACCAGAAAGCGTGTGTCCTGGTTTGTCCCAGTCGGTTGCCGAGGCCGTGCCCCTGGCCTGCAATATCATAAAAAAAATAATATTCGATGAATCAGAAGTGAGGTAACCAATGATGTTTGAATTCAGGATAAGGGATTTGGCAGAAGAGTTTGGAGTACATCGAAATACGGTGCGAAACTGGATAAAAAATGGAGCCATAGCCGCCAAAGAGGGACCAGGTAGGCGCTATTTAATGGAATGGAGCGATTACCTGGCTCTCTGTGAAAGGTTTGGGAAAAAGCCGCGATTTATACCAGAAATACCAGAAAAAAATGGTGCTGAGAAGGCAGATAATATTCCTGAACCTCTGGTTATTGATAAGGATAATTCCAAGACGCTATGTCCTGATCCTGCCTGGGCAGACGTCTGCCTTACCTGTGGAACATGTGCCAGTGCCTGTCCTATAGCAGGGGTCGATGGGCTAGATCCGCGAAAGATCGTACGTATGGCACTTTTTGGCCTCGAAGAAGGCCTCGTAAACAGTAACTGGGTTTGGAAGTGCACCATGTGTGCAAAATGTGAAGAAGCCTGTCCTATGAATGTCAAGATCGTCCAGCTTATAAGGAAAATCCGATCTCTCAGGCCAAGAGATCGGGTCCCTGGGCCTATACACAAAGGAGTTCAAAACTGCCTAGAGCGAGGAAACAATCTGGGGATTCCCAAAGACGACTTCTTGTTTCTCCTAGAGGATCTTGGCCAAGAGCTCTCAGAAGAGGCATGTCCTGGGTTCTCTACCCCAGTGGATGTTAGGGGAGCACGAATCCTGGTCACTGTGAATTCCAAAGAACCCTTTGCTGAGCCAGATGACATGAAATGGTGGTGGAAGATCTTTTATGCAGCCGGTGAATCCTGGACAATTTCTTCTGAGAACTGGGAAGGTGTCAACTGGGGCCTATTTTCCGGAGACGACGAGGCCATGAAGACAATCGTTAGCCGTATTGTAGACAATCTACAGAGGCTTAATTGCGAGGGGCTTCTACTACCGGAGTGAGGTCATGCATATTTTGCAACCCGGTACGGGTTGAGCAAGTGGTTTCCTGAGTTGCTCAAAAAATACAAGATTTATTCTATCTTTGATCTCTTGATGGAGTACATAAAAGAAGGGCGAATCT is drawn from Dissulfuribacter thermophilus and contains these coding sequences:
- a CDS encoding ion transporter → MPKPSSFRSRLYEIIFKADTPAGKAFDVILIGIIVFSVLVVMLDSVRQFHERFAPLFNALEWGFTILFTIEYVARLYCVQQPLKYAKSFFGVVDLLAILPTYLGILFPATHYLLVIRILRVLRVFRVLKLVQYLGEARSLLLALRASSRKITVFLVSVLSLVIILGSIMYVIEGEENGFTSIPRSIYWAIVTLTTVGYGDISPQTPLGQALSSIVMILGYSIIAVPTGIVTVEMSRTTNKKVLTRTCPVCSSEGHDADAIYCKYCGAKL
- a CDS encoding hydrogenase maturation protease, giving the protein MKWLNREHKRIAVFGCGNPLFGDDGFGSAVIEKLNQIKNLPPDVVLEDVGTGIREVLFDYILDPSLRPRKIVIVDAASQQGRRAGEVFLISPSEIPHEKVHDFSLHQFPTVNMLSELAEGTGTEVIIVAVQPESIPESVCPGLSQSVAEAVPLACNIIKKIIFDESEVR
- a CDS encoding 4Fe-4S dicluster domain-containing protein; protein product: MFEFRIRDLAEEFGVHRNTVRNWIKNGAIAAKEGPGRRYLMEWSDYLALCERFGKKPRFIPEIPEKNGAEKADNIPEPLVIDKDNSKTLCPDPAWADVCLTCGTCASACPIAGVDGLDPRKIVRMALFGLEEGLVNSNWVWKCTMCAKCEEACPMNVKIVQLIRKIRSLRPRDRVPGPIHKGVQNCLERGNNLGIPKDDFLFLLEDLGQELSEEACPGFSTPVDVRGARILVTVNSKEPFAEPDDMKWWWKIFYAAGESWTISSENWEGVNWGLFSGDDEAMKTIVSRIVDNLQRLNCEGLLLPEUGHAYFATRYGLSKWFPELLKKYKIYSIFDLLMEYIKEGRISIDNTVHAKRTTYHDPCNYGRKSLKTFGHGYFEEGRIITRECCPDFKDMNPNREGNYCCGAGGGAWAMPFSAERVYYGRIKARQIEETGAELVIAPCHNCRDQIKKSLAHEYDLNIEVKYLWELVADSLILP